The following proteins are encoded in a genomic region of Rhodoferax aquaticus:
- a CDS encoding TRAP transporter substrate-binding protein, translated as MIQRRTLLKSGAAAALAAPALIGFAQQSITLKFHTFMAPMSGVWLTMHKPWMDKVEKESGGRIKFEAYPAMQLGGTPAQLYDQVKDGVVDVIWTLPGYSAGRFPKTEAFELPFMMNNAEATSKALWDYLHTVAADDYKDTHLLAANVHGPGVLHSRDKLVKSVTDLRGMKVRGPSRPITKMLGYLGAIPVGMPLPAIPDALSKGTIDACALPWEVLPSIKGQELTKFHSEFDAQAGALYTAGFVLTMNKARYESLPNDLKKVIDNNSGLSTSGWLGKQQQSNDPAGKKSATDRGNTVYTITAADAQEFKRKAALVEVEWIEEMNKRGFDGKLLRDTARALIEKHGKTLKV; from the coding sequence ATGATCCAACGACGCACTCTTCTCAAGTCTGGCGCTGCTGCGGCGCTGGCTGCACCAGCTTTGATCGGCTTTGCCCAGCAAAGCATCACGCTCAAGTTCCACACTTTTATGGCACCGATGTCTGGCGTGTGGCTGACCATGCACAAGCCGTGGATGGACAAGGTGGAGAAAGAATCTGGCGGACGCATCAAGTTTGAAGCCTACCCAGCCATGCAACTAGGGGGTACCCCCGCCCAGTTGTACGACCAAGTGAAAGATGGTGTCGTCGACGTAATTTGGACCTTACCCGGCTACAGCGCCGGGCGTTTCCCCAAAACAGAAGCGTTTGAATTGCCGTTCATGATGAACAATGCAGAAGCAACTTCAAAGGCCTTGTGGGACTATCTGCACACCGTAGCGGCCGACGACTACAAAGACACCCATTTACTGGCAGCCAACGTGCACGGCCCTGGCGTTCTCCACTCGCGCGACAAGCTCGTCAAGTCAGTGACAGACCTGCGGGGCATGAAGGTGCGTGGGCCCTCTCGCCCGATCACGAAGATGCTGGGCTACCTAGGCGCCATCCCAGTGGGTATGCCCTTGCCAGCCATCCCGGATGCGCTGTCCAAAGGCACCATCGACGCGTGTGCCCTGCCCTGGGAAGTGTTGCCCTCCATCAAGGGGCAAGAGCTCACCAAATTTCACAGTGAATTTGACGCTCAAGCGGGGGCTCTCTACACCGCAGGCTTTGTGCTCACCATGAACAAAGCGCGCTATGAGAGTTTGCCCAATGACCTAAAAAAGGTGATTGACAACAACTCTGGCCTTTCCACCTCGGGCTGGTTGGGCAAGCAGCAGCAATCCAATGACCCCGCAGGAAAGAAGTCCGCCACCGACCGCGGCAATACGGTGTACACCATCACTGCTGCCGATGCCCAAGAGTTCAAACGCAAAGCGGCTTTGGTAGAGGTGGAGTGGATAGAAGAAATGAATAAACGTGGCTTTGATGGCAAGTTGCTACGCGACACCGCCCGGGCGCTGATCGAAAAGCACGGCAAAACCCTCAAGGTGTAG
- a CDS encoding substrate-binding periplasmic protein, with the protein MKLVKLGLAVLVAMGMAHNASAQELRLGLGLSLPPYIIQEGDTGIEVEVIRGALPADAKIKLVYLPFARVKVSLSNGSTDAITPVNEAAGIQDAVYSDSHITYQNVAVSLKSKGIKVGSIADLGKLRIVAFQDATLYLGKDYAAMAKGNPNYAEFPSQENQVKMLFSERADVIVMDIHIYKYFKSKIKDVDVSKEVTIAEIFPATEYKVAFKSKEAAAQFNAGLAKLKSSGKYAAIIKKYTK; encoded by the coding sequence ATGAAACTTGTGAAACTAGGTTTAGCAGTGTTAGTGGCGATGGGCATGGCCCACAACGCATCTGCCCAAGAGTTGAGGCTGGGCCTAGGGTTGTCACTGCCGCCGTACATCATCCAAGAAGGTGACACCGGCATTGAAGTTGAAGTGATTCGCGGCGCGCTGCCGGCGGACGCCAAGATCAAGCTGGTGTATCTGCCCTTTGCCCGTGTAAAGGTAAGCCTGAGCAATGGCAGCACGGACGCCATTACCCCCGTCAATGAGGCTGCGGGCATTCAAGATGCCGTGTATTCAGATTCACACATCACCTACCAAAACGTAGCGGTGTCTCTCAAGTCCAAAGGGATCAAAGTAGGCTCTATTGCTGACCTAGGCAAGCTGCGCATCGTGGCATTCCAAGACGCAACCTTGTACCTTGGCAAAGACTATGCCGCCATGGCCAAGGGCAACCCCAACTATGCCGAGTTTCCATCTCAAGAAAACCAAGTCAAGATGCTGTTTTCTGAGCGTGCTGATGTGATCGTGATGGACATCCACATCTACAAATACTTCAAGAGCAAGATCAAAGATGTGGACGTGAGCAAAGAAGTCACCATCGCCGAGATCTTTCCTGCAACCGAATACAAAGTCGCGTTCAAGAGCAAAGAAGCCGCCGCCCAGTTCAACGCCGGCCTCGCCAAACTCAAGAGCTCAGGCAAGTACGCAGCCATCATCAAGAAATACACCAAATAG